TTCTATGCATACACAAAAATTTTTTATCAAGATACAACTAAGAAATAGAAATCTGGAGACCAAGCAGCATAGCTATTtagtaaaggaaaaaatattatctTACAATAGTTATGCTGCATACCTTCAGAGGCCTCTGATTTTACAAAACTAGGTCTATAATAGCAAACACTAAACTGAGTCAACTTCTTCCAGACAACTAAAGAGACCACACAGAATGGAGCCTTGGAACTCCACCTTGGGAAGTGGTTTCATCTTGGTGGGAATTCTCGATGGCAGTGGCTCTCCTGAACTGCTCTGTGCTACAATGGCTGCTTTGTACATGCTGGCACTGATCAGCAATGGGCTGCTGATCCTGGTCATTACAATGGATGTGTACCTCCATGTTCCCATGTACCTCTTGCTTGGGCAGCTCTCTCTCATGGACCTTCTCCTCACATCAGTTATCAGTCCCAAGGCTGTCATGGATTTTCTGCTCAGAGACAACACCATCACCTTTGGTGGTTGTGCCCTTCAGATGTTCCTGGAACTGGCACTGGGTAGTGCAGAAGACctccttctggccttcatggcctATGACAGGTATGTGGCCATTTGTCATCCATTGAACTACACGATCTTTATGAGGCCAAGCATTTGCTGGCTTATGGTAGCCATATCCTGGATTCCAGCTTCCCTGAGTGCCTTAGGATATACTATCTACACCATGCAGTATCCCTTCTGCAAATCCCGAGAGATCAGACACCTGTTCTGTGAGATCCCTCCATTACTGAAGTTGGCCTGTGCAGATACCTCCAGATATGAACTCATGGTTTATTTGATGGGAGTGACCTTGCTAATTCCCCCTCTTGCTGCCATCCTGGCCTCCTACTCACTAATTCTGTTTACTGTGCTCAATATGCCCTCAAATGAGGGCAGGAAAAAAGCCCTTGTCACCTGCTCTTCCCACCtgactgtggttggaatgtactATGGACCTCTCACAGTCATGTACATCTTGCCCAGTTCCTACCACAGTTCCAAACAAGAGaatattctatcatttctgtacACAATCGTCACCCCAGCTCTGAATCCTCTAATTTACAGTCTAAGGAATAAGGAGGTCAGTGGGGCTTTGAAGAGGGTCCTGGGAAAACGGTTGTTGCCAACACACCCTACCTTCTAGGTATCTTTAATAGTTGTCCTTTATACTCAAATTCTCTCAAAGTCAGAAACTTCCTATTTGAAATACTTATCACAAAACCAGGAGAATAAACGTGTGTATTTTGATAGAGAAGTATGGAACCAAAACTACCTTTGTAAATGCATTTTAGT
The nucleotide sequence above comes from Peromyscus maniculatus bairdii isolate BWxNUB_F1_BW_parent chromosome 1, HU_Pman_BW_mat_3.1, whole genome shotgun sequence. Encoded proteins:
- the LOC102917191 gene encoding olfactory receptor 2AG1-like, giving the protein MEPWNSTLGSGFILVGILDGSGSPELLCATMAALYMLALISNGLLILVITMDVYLHVPMYLLLGQLSLMDLLLTSVISPKAVMDFLLRDNTITFGGCALQMFLELALGSAEDLLLAFMAYDRYVAICHPLNYTIFMRPSICWLMVAISWIPASLSALGYTIYTMQYPFCKSREIRHLFCEIPPLLKLACADTSRYELMVYLMGVTLLIPPLAAILASYSLILFTVLNMPSNEGRKKALVTCSSHLTVVGMYYGPLTVMYILPSSYHSSKQENILSFLYTIVTPALNPLIYSLRNKEVSGALKRVLGKRLLPTHPTF